The following are from one region of the Myxococcales bacterium genome:
- a CDS encoding arginine N-succinyltransferase, whose protein sequence is MERGSAGVAGAVCRHHGSRGDRTARTAERPGDSAAARHPPLDRPCVAAHSRLDRSPQPSGGRERGSGGRGPAHAHRGLHGALARQAARADGARGPAAGRPGRARRVARPNPLALVAFGRPVTQPGSRFTIRAATGADVDALYDVAGHLATVNLPHDRERIAAIVSQSERSFAGRLDAHRREFMFVLEGDAPGVLAGCSMVFAQHGSRKAPHVFFDVGTEERYSETLDRLFVHTVLRIGYDYQGVTEIGGLVLRPHFRGHPARLGKLLSFVRFVYIALHRADFKSEIVSELMPPLEPDGTSLLWESLGRRFTGLSYQQADQLSRENKEFIRTLFPHGPIYATLLSPEAQALIGQVGPATQGVEHMLRAVGFRYANRIDPFDGGPHFHARTDDVTLVRATRKLRVEDVAPVPARVAALDGIVAHRLDEPPYFRAARGQVGLVAGHLIVPPALAKALDLQPGADVGFLPWQ, encoded by the coding sequence ATGGAACGTGGATCCGCAGGAGTGGCGGGGGCAGTCTGCCGACACCACGGTTCCCGCGGTGACCGCACAGCTCGAACGGCTGAGCGGCCGGGGGATTCTGCTGCTGCACGACACCCACCCCTCGACCGCCCGTGCGTTGCCGCGCATTCTCGACTGGATCGAAGCCCGCAACCGTCGGGGGGGCGCGAAAGAGGGAGCGGAGGCCGCGGTCCGGCCCATGCGCATCGTGGATTACACGGTGCTCTTGCCCGCCAGGCCGCTCGCGCCGACGGGGCTCGAGGCCCCGCTGCGGGTCGCCCTGGAAGGGCTCGGCGCGTTGCCCGGCCAAACCCGCTGGCGCTCGTGGCTTTCGGGCGGCCCGTGACTCAACCTGGAAGCAGGTTCACCATTCGTGCGGCCACCGGCGCGGACGTGGACGCGCTTTACGACGTGGCCGGCCACCTGGCCACCGTCAACCTGCCCCACGATCGCGAGCGCATCGCCGCCATCGTCAGCCAGTCCGAGCGGTCGTTTGCGGGACGCCTCGACGCGCACCGGCGCGAGTTCATGTTCGTGCTCGAGGGCGACGCACCCGGCGTCCTGGCAGGCTGTTCGATGGTCTTCGCGCAACACGGCTCGCGCAAGGCGCCCCACGTGTTCTTCGACGTGGGCACGGAGGAGCGGTACAGCGAAACACTCGACCGGTTGTTCGTACACACGGTTTTGCGCATCGGTTATGACTACCAGGGGGTCACGGAGATCGGGGGGCTGGTTCTTCGCCCTCACTTCCGGGGTCATCCCGCACGGCTCGGCAAGCTGCTCTCGTTCGTACGCTTCGTGTACATCGCTCTGCACCGGGCAGACTTCAAGTCCGAGATCGTCTCCGAGTTGATGCCGCCCCTCGAGCCCGACGGCACGAGCCTGCTGTGGGAGAGCCTTGGACGCCGGTTCACGGGACTTTCCTACCAGCAGGCCGATCAGCTTTCGCGCGAAAACAAAGAGTTCATTCGCACCCTGTTCCCCCATGGGCCCATCTACGCCACCCTGCTGTCCCCCGAGGCGCAGGCCTTGATAGGACAAGTGGGCCCTGCAACCCAGGGGGTCGAGCACATGCTGCGCGCCGTGGGCTTTCGCTACGCCAACCGCATCGATCCCTTCGACGGGGGACCCCATTTTCACGCCCGCACGGACGACGTCACCCTGGTGCGCGCCACGCGAAAGTTGAGGGTGGAGGACGTGGCGCCCGTGCCCGCGCGCGTGGCCGCCCTCGACGGAATCGTCGCCCACCGGCTCGACGAGCCTCCTTACTTCCGCGCGGCACGTGGGCAGGTGGGCCTCGTCGCCGGCCACCTGATCGTGCCCCCGGCGCTCGCCAAGGCCCTCGACCTTCAGCCAGGCGCCGACGTGGGCTTTTTGCCTTGGCAGTGA
- a CDS encoding sigma-54 dependent transcriptional regulator: MPATVFIVDDEKNIRRTVRLVLEGEGYTVEEAASGEEALARLPDVGADVMLLDVQLPGVSGLEALDALMKNTAGPVRPSVIMISGHGTLQDAVRAVKAGAYDFLDKPLDRDRLMVTVRNALERRAMVMEVEGLRALAEGRWEMVGRSAGMAALFTQISKVAPTRTRVLITGESGTGKELIARAVHRESPLRDKPFVKVNCAAIPPELIESELFGHERGAFTGASQRKKGLFEQADGGTIFLDEIGDMSLSAQAKVLRVLQSGEFTRVGGEQTLKVEVRVLAATNRDLQAGVASGHFREDLYFRLNVVPLKAPPLRERAEDVPLLAKSFVEQICRENGLRTKPVSDEALAVLAAYPWPGNVRELRNVIERLVILSEDSIGLGDLPEEIVTEAERAKGTPPPQIAGLELPTEATKLPLREFRDLMERQYIKAKLEDNAWNISRTAALLGIERTNLHKKMRSLGLHRDERMPEPFTS; encoded by the coding sequence ATGCCCGCCACGGTGTTCATCGTCGACGACGAGAAAAACATTCGCCGCACCGTCCGCCTCGTGCTCGAGGGCGAGGGCTACACCGTGGAGGAGGCGGCGAGCGGCGAAGAGGCCCTGGCCCGCCTGCCGGACGTGGGCGCCGACGTGATGCTGCTCGATGTACAGCTGCCCGGCGTGTCGGGACTCGAGGCGCTCGACGCCCTGATGAAGAACACGGCCGGCCCCGTGCGCCCGAGCGTGATCATGATCTCGGGGCACGGGACGCTTCAAGATGCCGTACGAGCGGTCAAGGCGGGCGCCTATGACTTTCTCGACAAGCCCCTCGATCGAGACCGGCTCATGGTGACGGTGCGCAACGCGCTCGAGCGGCGGGCCATGGTGATGGAGGTCGAGGGACTTCGTGCGTTGGCCGAAGGCCGATGGGAGATGGTGGGACGAAGCGCGGGCATGGCGGCGCTGTTCACGCAGATCTCGAAGGTGGCGCCGACCCGCACCCGCGTGCTCATCACGGGCGAGTCCGGGACAGGCAAGGAGCTGATCGCGCGCGCCGTACATCGGGAAAGTCCTCTGCGCGACAAGCCCTTCGTGAAGGTCAACTGTGCCGCGATCCCACCCGAGCTCATCGAGTCGGAGTTGTTCGGACACGAGCGCGGCGCCTTCACCGGCGCGAGCCAGCGCAAAAAGGGATTGTTCGAGCAAGCGGATGGCGGAACGATCTTTCTCGATGAGATCGGCGACATGAGCCTATCCGCCCAGGCCAAGGTGCTGCGGGTGCTGCAGTCGGGCGAGTTCACCCGGGTGGGTGGCGAACAGACGCTGAAGGTGGAGGTTCGCGTGCTGGCCGCGACCAACCGCGACCTGCAGGCCGGCGTGGCCTCGGGCCACTTTCGTGAAGATCTCTATTTTCGCCTGAACGTCGTGCCGCTCAAAGCCCCGCCGCTCCGAGAGCGCGCCGAGGACGTGCCCTTGTTGGCGAAGTCTTTCGTGGAACAGATCTGCCGTGAAAACGGCCTGCGTACGAAGCCCGTCTCGGACGAAGCGCTGGCCGTGTTGGCCGCCTACCCGTGGCCTGGCAACGTCCGGGAGCTTCGCAACGTGATCGAACGCCTGGTGATTCTGTCGGAAGACAGCATCGGTCTTGGTGACCTGCCCGAGGAGATTGTCACCGAGGCCGAGCGGGCCAAGGGCACGCCACCGCCGCAGATTGCGGGCCTCGAGCTGCCCACCGAGGCCACGAAGCTACCGCTGCGGGAGTTTCGCGACCTGATGGAGCGGCAGTACATCAAAGCCAAGCTGGAAGACAACGCCTGGAACATCTCGCGGACGGCCGCGCTCTTGGGCATCGAACGCACCAATCTTCACAAAAAAATGCGCAGCCTCGGCTTACACCGGGACGAGCGGATGCCCGAACCCTTCACGTCGTGA
- a CDS encoding DUF423 domain-containing protein: protein MNNRGTDDRFWVRCAGLVGAVGVALGAFGAHGLKDRISPPLLEVYRTGVLYHLIHAVALLAVVLAGPRLRLGGVTRWAFLGGVVVFSGTLYLLAITGATWLGAITPLGGLAFISGWAALFVGGGRAPAGTR, encoded by the coding sequence ATGAACAACCGGGGGACGGACGACCGCTTCTGGGTGCGCTGCGCGGGGCTCGTGGGCGCCGTGGGTGTGGCGCTGGGTGCCTTTGGTGCGCACGGCCTCAAAGACCGGATCTCACCGCCGCTGCTCGAGGTCTACCGTACGGGCGTGCTTTACCACTTGATTCACGCCGTGGCACTGCTCGCGGTGGTTCTGGCAGGACCCCGGCTGCGCCTGGGCGGGGTCACCCGCTGGGCGTTCCTCGGGGGCGTCGTGGTGTTCAGCGGCACCTTGTACCTGCTGGCGATCACGGGCGCGACCTGGCTGGGGGCGATCACGCCCCTGGGAGGGCTGGCGTTCATTTCCGGCTGGGCGGCTCTTTTCGTGGGGGGTGGACGCGCCCCGGCGGGCACGCGCTGA
- a CDS encoding YbjN domain-containing protein, with product MSSTASRSPKNRALAETCQRVEELLGQSSAYRKVDEGLYVIKQGSSLVMISVLPWKRSHVVIRLTAQLVKGVTMEVPLALELLELNASMRFGAFAFVPKGNVVLLCHTLLDRDLADAQEFLDTLADFAIIADEYDDRIAARYGGSTMQDLLEEATMHHIREAYETKDFLA from the coding sequence ATGTCCAGCACGGCATCGCGTAGTCCCAAGAACAGAGCCCTCGCCGAGACCTGCCAGCGCGTGGAGGAGCTCCTCGGACAAAGCTCGGCCTACCGAAAAGTCGATGAAGGCCTCTACGTGATCAAGCAGGGCTCGAGCCTGGTGATGATCAGCGTCTTGCCCTGGAAGCGAAGTCATGTCGTGATCCGCTTGACAGCCCAGCTGGTCAAGGGCGTCACGATGGAGGTCCCGCTGGCCCTCGAGCTGCTCGAGCTGAACGCCAGCATGCGCTTCGGGGCCTTTGCGTTCGTGCCCAAGGGGAACGTCGTGCTCCTGTGCCACACTTTGCTGGATCGCGACTTGGCCGATGCGCAGGAGTTCCTGGACACGTTGGCCGATTTCGCCATCATCGCCGACGAATACGACGATCGCATCGCGGCCCGGTATGGAGGTTCGACCATGCAGGATCTCCTCGAAGAGGCCACGATGCATCACATTCGCGAGGCTTACGAAACAAAGGACTTCCTGGCCTGA
- a CDS encoding acryloyl-CoA reductase: MSSQVDEAASRAQVTAVRISASERGYHADVVPMNGGALTRVSDPAGEVLVRVHHSSLNYKDALALTGAGKVVRRFPCVAGIDLAGEVVASSSEAYRPGQLVLATGYDLGTAHDGGLATHARLPARWLVPLPAALSSFEAMCLGTAGFTAALAIERMEAMDCEPSRGPVVVSGATGGVGSLAIDMLAGRGYEVAALTGKLGNEPMLSALGARQLLDRHTVTSSKALDTGRWAGGIDNLGGPYLAWMLATALPGAVVASVGNAAHASLTTTVFPFILRGVSLLGIDSAYCPAARRERVWSRLALDLRPRSLGQFVKTLALSQVIEASRMLLAGTNTGRFVVDLTREA, from the coding sequence ATGTCATCTCAAGTAGATGAGGCAGCGTCACGAGCGCAGGTGACGGCGGTGCGGATCTCTGCATCGGAACGCGGCTACCACGCCGACGTGGTGCCCATGAACGGCGGTGCGCTCACGCGGGTCTCCGATCCCGCTGGCGAGGTGCTCGTCCGGGTGCACCACTCCTCGTTGAACTACAAAGATGCCCTTGCCCTCACCGGTGCGGGCAAGGTCGTTCGCCGTTTCCCCTGCGTGGCTGGCATCGATCTGGCGGGCGAGGTGGTGGCGTCGTCGAGTGAAGCGTATCGGCCGGGGCAGCTCGTGCTGGCCACGGGATACGACCTCGGCACCGCGCATGATGGGGGACTGGCCACCCATGCCCGCCTCCCTGCACGCTGGCTCGTGCCCCTTCCCGCGGCCCTCAGCTCTTTCGAAGCGATGTGTCTCGGCACCGCGGGGTTTACGGCGGCGCTCGCGATCGAGCGCATGGAGGCGATGGACTGCGAACCCTCACGGGGTCCGGTCGTCGTGTCAGGCGCCACGGGCGGCGTGGGCTCGCTTGCGATCGACATGCTCGCGGGCCGTGGTTACGAGGTGGCGGCCTTGACGGGCAAGCTGGGCAACGAGCCGATGTTGAGCGCGCTCGGCGCCCGGCAGCTTCTGGATCGCCACACCGTGACGTCGAGCAAAGCCCTGGACACAGGCCGCTGGGCTGGCGGCATCGACAACCTCGGGGGGCCCTACCTTGCGTGGATGCTGGCAACGGCGCTTCCCGGGGCCGTGGTGGCGAGCGTGGGGAACGCCGCCCACGCCTCCCTCACGACGACGGTCTTTCCGTTCATCCTGCGCGGCGTGAGCCTGCTGGGCATCGACTCGGCTTATTGCCCTGCTGCGCGGCGTGAGCGCGTCTGGAGCCGCCTGGCTCTCGATCTGCGCCCTCGCTCTTTGGGTCAGTTCGTGAAGACCCTTGCGCTCTCTCAGGTCATCGAAGCGAGCCGCATGCTGCTCGCAGGAACGAATACGGGGCGCTTCGTCGTCGACCTGACCCGTGAAGCTTGA
- a CDS encoding YtxH domain-containing protein, with translation MNAIPFVSSRWRFGNGSRYPSSSRICALGKPARADRDEFHLACLLKLDGNLERTALSLQRRTKMKMEQLKKMNRDEILGALGLASKASTTRWMASNLAVFGVGLLVGASAALLFAPKPGRDLREDVSNKFRNIKGKNSLRGEDEASVLT, from the coding sequence GTGAACGCAATCCCGTTTGTGTCGTCCCGATGGCGTTTCGGAAACGGATCCCGCTACCCGTCTTCGTCACGAATCTGTGCCCTCGGCAAGCCCGCGCGCGCCGATCGAGACGAGTTCCACCTGGCATGCCTCTTGAAGCTCGACGGGAATCTCGAGCGCACTGCACTTTCTTTACAGCGGAGGACGAAGATGAAGATGGAACAACTCAAGAAGATGAACAGGGACGAAATCCTCGGGGCACTGGGTCTTGCATCGAAGGCTTCGACCACGCGCTGGATGGCCAGCAACTTGGCCGTGTTCGGCGTGGGCTTGCTGGTGGGTGCCAGCGCTGCGTTGCTGTTTGCTCCCAAGCCAGGGCGAGACCTTCGCGAGGACGTCAGCAACAAGTTCCGCAACATCAAGGGGAAAAACTCGCTCCGTGGCGAGGACGAAGCGAGCGTACTCACCTGA
- a CDS encoding phage holin family protein has product MATAPPPTTLEKTSERTVLGNHHDGSVAALARSSFESLVDLLSAQIKMAKVEMARDARLVLRRALTVSVCLPLIFAGCLALSAAVVALLMRVMPAAAALAVVGGLEVLLGVFGTLVMITRMRRTEALDRTKGEVNRSVEEVGSALSPGSPQKTLRKDS; this is encoded by the coding sequence ATGGCCACTGCACCCCCCCCCACCACCCTCGAGAAAACCTCCGAGCGGACCGTGCTCGGCAACCACCACGACGGCTCGGTCGCGGCTTTGGCGAGGAGCAGCTTCGAGTCGCTGGTCGATCTGCTCTCGGCGCAGATCAAGATGGCGAAAGTGGAGATGGCACGAGACGCACGCCTGGTCCTGCGGCGTGCGCTCACCGTGTCCGTTTGTCTTCCCCTGATCTTCGCAGGATGCCTGGCATTGAGCGCGGCCGTGGTGGCGCTCTTGATGCGGGTCATGCCCGCGGCGGCGGCCCTTGCCGTCGTGGGCGGGCTCGAGGTGCTGCTCGGGGTCTTCGGTACCCTGGTGATGATCACCAGGATGAGGCGTACCGAAGCCCTGGACCGAACGAAAGGCGAAGTGAACCGCAGCGTGGAGGAGGTGGGCAGCGCCCTGTCCCCCGGCTCTCCCCAGAAAACTCTCAGGAAAGACTCATGA
- a CDS encoding serine/threonine protein kinase yields MSAETAALPAWVFQRGEVLGGTYRVIRRLAVGGMGEVYLCRHARLPGFFVIKVLAKEFQNSTESVVRFRREAEIMASLRHPNIVQVFDFNVTAERQPFLVMEYLEGHDLATVLEPRRPMSRLQVVNIIRQVASALQAAHDAGIVHRDLKPENVVLIRAPGQENFVKVIDFGISLSPGTTRITANEVLMGTPHFMSPEQAQGRRAAVDPRSDEFSLATMAYLMLTGRVPFGGDEPLTVLYNVVNQIPEPLPAYLGPEANRVLMRALSKRQAERYDSVMDFASALEAAIVQGTEPLVGQRSSPSQAFDLTERKNEIETAPIHMPRTKQQRLRRSRRLAVWNAFGTAMLSMSVGGLASFVLLEHYTFDLSFLGEGLASVSRVLATWATELW; encoded by the coding sequence ATGTCTGCGGAAACGGCGGCGCTTCCGGCGTGGGTGTTTCAGCGCGGAGAGGTCCTGGGCGGGACGTACCGTGTGATTCGTCGCCTCGCGGTGGGAGGCATGGGCGAGGTCTACCTTTGTCGGCACGCACGGCTGCCGGGCTTTTTCGTGATCAAGGTTCTCGCGAAGGAGTTTCAGAACTCGACCGAGAGTGTGGTGCGCTTTCGCCGGGAAGCCGAGATCATGGCGTCTCTTCGCCATCCCAACATCGTGCAGGTCTTCGACTTCAACGTCACGGCCGAACGCCAGCCCTTCCTCGTGATGGAGTACCTCGAGGGTCATGACCTCGCTACGGTGCTCGAGCCGCGCCGGCCCATGAGCCGCCTTCAGGTGGTGAACATCATCCGCCAGGTGGCTTCGGCCCTGCAGGCTGCGCACGACGCGGGGATCGTACACAGGGACCTCAAGCCCGAGAACGTGGTGCTGATCCGGGCGCCTGGACAGGAGAATTTCGTGAAGGTCATCGACTTCGGGATCTCGCTCAGCCCCGGAACGACTCGCATCACGGCCAACGAAGTCCTGATGGGCACACCCCACTTCATGTCGCCGGAGCAAGCTCAGGGGCGGCGCGCCGCGGTTGACCCGCGGTCGGATGAGTTTTCCCTCGCGACGATGGCGTACTTGATGCTCACCGGCCGGGTTCCCTTCGGAGGCGATGAGCCACTCACGGTTCTTTACAACGTGGTCAACCAGATCCCCGAGCCTTTGCCCGCCTATCTTGGACCCGAGGCCAACCGCGTCCTCATGAGGGCGCTGTCGAAGCGCCAAGCCGAGCGGTACGACAGTGTGATGGATTTCGCATCGGCGCTCGAGGCGGCGATCGTACAAGGCACGGAGCCCCTCGTGGGGCAGCGGTCGAGCCCAAGCCAGGCGTTCGACCTCACGGAGCGGAAAAACGAGATCGAGACTGCGCCGATCCACATGCCACGTACGAAGCAGCAGCGGCTGCGCCGTTCACGACGCCTCGCCGTGTGGAATGCCTTCGGCACCGCGATGCTTTCGATGTCCGTGGGCGGACTGGCAAGCTTCGTCCTGCTCGAGCACTACACCTTCGATCTCAGTTTTTTGGGAGAAGGGCTGGCCTCCGTGTCGCGTGTCTTGGCCACTTGGGCCACCGAGCTGTGGTGA
- a CDS encoding response regulator → MMPASSAAPAAEILVVDDDPEVRDAICDVLEDEGFRVQRAANGQEALTRLALELPSAIVLDLTMPVMDGHAFLQARARDPRLRRIPVIVVTASMSPEISNDVQLVRKPIDVDALVEAVRAHTRP, encoded by the coding sequence ATGATGCCTGCTTCCTCCGCCGCGCCTGCCGCCGAAATCTTGGTCGTCGATGACGACCCTGAAGTGCGAGACGCCATATGCGACGTCCTCGAGGATGAAGGCTTCCGGGTCCAAAGGGCAGCGAACGGCCAAGAAGCCCTGACACGGCTGGCGCTCGAGCTTCCAAGCGCCATCGTCCTCGACCTGACCATGCCCGTGATGGACGGACATGCGTTCCTGCAGGCGCGAGCGCGCGATCCGCGCCTCCGCCGGATTCCCGTGATCGTGGTGACAGCCTCGATGAGCCCCGAGATCAGCAACGATGTGCAGCTCGTGCGCAAACCCATCGACGTCGACGCCCTCGTGGAGGCAGTTCGCGCGCACACTCGGCCGTAA
- a CDS encoding sigma-54 dependent transcriptional regulator, giving the protein MPESDREIPPVTDPSRYDLVTHGYEKVAGSGARVMKNGNKTGDAMKVLLVDDEPELRGILDDALSEAGYQVTSAADGAEAMSRVGENVFHVVICDVRLPKVDGLTLLRHLRSATPDAKVIMMTAYGQVADAVSALKEGAYDYLTKPFDVEELLLQVSHIRENLRLRQELEKARSQLANGAPIPGQTTLIGESPPMRRVKEMVRMVAQSEAPVLITGESGTGKELVARMVHEGSSRASGPFVAVNCGALAENLIEAELFGHERGAFTGAVKKRDGRFKAADGGTLFLDEIGELPPPAQAKLLRVLQEGTFEPLGTNTTLHVDVRVVSATHRNLRELIKTAIFREDLFYRVNVIEIPLPPLRDRSGDLPLLLRQLLVRFVPPGAEIPLVTPAAWMALKQYPFPGNVREFQHAIEHACVLSGGGTIDFHHLPVSITDAVRPKSAQFAAAEEASTEIKPLQVAMKEFEREYLERALQATGGKRAKAADILGIARKTLWEKLR; this is encoded by the coding sequence ATGCCAGAGAGTGACCGCGAAATTCCGCCCGTTACCGACCCCAGTCGCTACGATTTGGTAACCCATGGTTACGAAAAGGTGGCGGGAAGCGGAGCGCGCGTAATGAAGAACGGTAACAAGACGGGCGATGCGATGAAGGTTCTGCTCGTCGACGACGAGCCGGAACTGAGGGGTATCCTTGACGATGCCCTGTCCGAAGCCGGCTACCAGGTGACGAGCGCCGCGGACGGCGCCGAGGCCATGAGCCGCGTGGGCGAGAACGTCTTTCACGTGGTGATCTGCGACGTGCGTTTGCCGAAAGTCGACGGCCTCACGTTGCTGCGTCACCTCAGAAGCGCCACGCCGGATGCCAAGGTCATCATGATGACCGCGTACGGACAAGTGGCCGATGCGGTGTCCGCACTCAAGGAAGGCGCTTACGACTACCTTACCAAGCCCTTCGACGTCGAGGAGCTCTTGCTTCAGGTCTCGCACATCCGAGAGAACCTCCGCCTCCGCCAAGAGCTCGAAAAAGCCCGCTCGCAGCTGGCCAACGGTGCCCCGATCCCCGGTCAGACGACCCTCATCGGCGAATCTCCGCCCATGCGAAGGGTCAAGGAGATGGTCAGGATGGTGGCGCAAAGCGAAGCTCCCGTCCTCATCACGGGAGAGAGCGGCACGGGCAAGGAGCTTGTGGCCCGCATGGTGCACGAAGGCTCGTCACGTGCCTCGGGACCCTTCGTCGCGGTGAACTGCGGTGCCCTCGCCGAAAATCTCATCGAAGCGGAGCTGTTTGGGCACGAGCGGGGGGCCTTCACTGGGGCGGTGAAAAAGCGGGACGGGCGCTTCAAAGCGGCCGACGGCGGAACTCTCTTCCTCGACGAGATCGGCGAGCTGCCGCCGCCCGCGCAGGCCAAGCTCCTGCGTGTTCTGCAAGAGGGCACCTTCGAGCCGCTGGGCACGAACACCACCCTTCACGTCGACGTGCGCGTGGTGTCAGCCACCCACCGCAACCTCCGCGAGCTCATCAAAACTGCGATCTTCCGGGAGGACCTCTTCTACCGGGTCAACGTGATCGAAATACCGTTGCCACCCCTGCGCGATCGCTCAGGAGATCTGCCGCTGCTCTTGCGGCAGCTGCTGGTGCGCTTCGTTCCTCCGGGCGCCGAGATTCCCTTGGTGACCCCAGCCGCGTGGATGGCGCTCAAACAATATCCGTTCCCGGGCAACGTCCGCGAATTCCAGCACGCCATCGAGCATGCGTGCGTCCTGTCCGGCGGTGGCACGATCGATTTTCACCACCTGCCCGTGAGCATCACGGATGCCGTGCGGCCCAAGTCTGCCCAATTCGCCGCAGCGGAAGAGGCCTCCACGGAGATCAAGCCGCTCCAGGTCGCCATGAAGGAGTTCGAGCGCGAGTACCTCGAACGGGCCCTGCAGGCGACGGGGGGCAAACGCGCCAAGGCCGCAGACATTCTGGGGATCGCCCGCAAGACGCTCTGGGAAAAGCTGCGCTGA
- a CDS encoding CHASE domain-containing protein, translating into MPPPPDPLTRWDDSVPATDEVPVTAPLSGRTRGMVLSYAVLGLGLTLTTLVTWTFARAVHDREAMRLESQAIEAENRVRNRLCRHISALLGGASLFAVDARVSGPEFRNFTDRLVRFGGLTGMQGVGFARRVEAEKLRAYEFGVRQETPGFRVWPEGLREEYFVIEFLEPRDWRNDRAIGYDMFAESTRRDAMAHARDTGEPTMTGRVRLVQETTEDAQFGFLLYAPAYNRGPLPNTVEARRKNLTGFVFAPYRARDLLSQALTDADRERFVVSLYEGKTPVSERAFFEGQRQGNERLVSQAALHVGGQTFTMRTWARPDKLTLASWGGIIVGAALGIVVSLLLFTITRFQVTARVVAEGNASRLRQARAEAVRNLRTRDAFLSIASHELKTPLTALQLQVDGLYRSFSSNRPLDQERLQRRLESVRRQARRLAGLVDDLLDVSRLASGRLSLTPEPVNLAGLVAEVLLRFETEAQRVGSELRVSGDNDGRQMVGLWDPARLDQVITNVIANALKYGAGKPVDVRLRRQADWAEIEVQDHGIGIAAEDQERIFRRFERAVPDRNFGGFGLGLWISQEIVRAMGGNIRVTSRAGDGATFTIALPVHQPGETFEAVAS; encoded by the coding sequence GTGCCTCCACCGCCCGACCCGCTGACGCGCTGGGATGACAGCGTACCGGCCACCGACGAGGTCCCGGTTACCGCCCCTTTATCGGGGCGGACGCGAGGTATGGTGCTCTCTTACGCCGTGTTGGGGCTGGGGCTGACGCTCACCACGCTCGTCACTTGGACCTTCGCCCGCGCCGTTCACGATCGAGAAGCGATGCGCCTCGAAAGCCAGGCGATCGAAGCCGAAAACCGCGTCCGGAACCGCCTCTGCCGGCACATCTCGGCCCTCCTCGGGGGTGCGTCGCTGTTCGCCGTGGATGCCCGCGTCTCGGGCCCGGAGTTTCGGAACTTCACGGATCGTCTCGTGCGTTTCGGAGGGCTCACGGGAATGCAAGGCGTGGGCTTCGCGCGACGGGTGGAGGCCGAAAAGCTTCGCGCCTACGAGTTTGGCGTGCGCCAAGAGACGCCGGGGTTCCGGGTATGGCCCGAAGGACTACGTGAGGAGTACTTCGTGATCGAGTTCCTGGAACCTCGCGACTGGCGTAACGACCGCGCGATCGGCTACGACATGTTCGCCGAGTCCACGCGCCGAGACGCCATGGCGCACGCCCGCGACACCGGAGAGCCCACGATGACCGGCCGCGTACGGCTGGTCCAGGAGACCACGGAAGATGCGCAGTTCGGATTTTTGCTGTATGCGCCCGCTTACAACCGTGGGCCTTTGCCCAACACGGTCGAGGCCCGGCGCAAGAACCTGACGGGCTTCGTGTTCGCACCCTACCGCGCGCGTGATTTGCTGAGCCAGGCTCTGACGGACGCGGATCGAGAGCGTTTCGTGGTGTCCCTCTACGAGGGCAAGACCCCGGTGTCGGAGCGGGCGTTTTTCGAGGGGCAGCGCCAAGGCAACGAGCGCCTCGTTTCACAGGCCGCGCTGCACGTGGGGGGGCAGACCTTCACCATGCGCACGTGGGCGCGCCCGGACAAGCTGACGCTGGCGTCCTGGGGGGGCATCATCGTGGGCGCCGCGCTGGGCATCGTCGTCTCGCTGCTGCTCTTTACGATCACGCGCTTTCAGGTGACAGCCCGCGTGGTGGCCGAGGGGAACGCCTCACGTCTGCGGCAAGCGCGGGCCGAGGCGGTCCGCAACCTGCGCACCCGCGACGCCTTCTTGTCCATCGCCTCGCACGAGCTGAAGACCCCACTCACGGCTTTGCAGCTGCAAGTGGATGGCCTCTATCGTTCGTTTTCGTCGAATCGCCCCTTGGACCAAGAGCGCCTTCAGCGCCGGCTCGAGAGCGTGCGGCGGCAGGCCCGGCGCCTGGCGGGCCTGGTGGACGACCTGCTCGACGTGTCGCGCTTGGCAAGCGGGCGCTTGTCCCTCACCCCGGAGCCCGTGAATCTGGCGGGACTCGTCGCCGAGGTGCTCTTGCGCTTCGAGACCGAGGCGCAACGGGTGGGCAGCGAGCTGCGCGTGAGCGGCGACAACGACGGCCGACAGATGGTGGGCCTTTGGGATCCGGCTCGGCTCGACCAAGTCATCACCAACGTGATCGCGAACGCTCTCAAGTACGGCGCTGGGAAACCCGTCGACGTGCGCCTGCGCCGGCAGGCCGACTGGGCCGAGATCGAAGTACAAGACCACGGCATCGGCATCGCCGCAGAGGATCAGGAGCGCATTTTTCGTCGCTTCGAGCGTGCGGTGCCCGATCGCAACTTCGGTGGCTTCGGATTGGGGCTGTGGATCTCTCAGGAGATCGTGCGCGCCATGGGCGGCAACATCCGGGTGACGAGCCGGGCGGGCGACGGGGCGACCTTCACCATTGCCCTTCCCGTCCACCAGCCGGGTGAGACGTTCGAGGCCGTCGCAAGCTGA